The genomic segment tattttatttatttatcttttttaaattatttttcttttttttgtccagtattttggcgccctttcattttgcgtcgcgctggggtgcggtcgcaccccctgcaggcCCGATAGCTACGcctctgtttattattttatttatcttattatttttttatacatctAGGGCCATAACTGAAACTCCCAGCTGGTGCGCATAAAACCAGCGCATTGCCCGTACTTCTTCTTCTCTCTCACGTGCCTGCCTGTCCCGCAGCCTTTGTGCTCTTATCTccctcctgcggtcaaaccatcTTCTCAGGGTCCCTAGAATACCCCTAATTCTCTGCACTGGCCCCTCTGCTACCTGCTTCTGGAATCTTCTCCCCAGCCTGAGACAGGGGAAGCACCACATCCCTCTACATCTGGCTTCCACCTCATCACCCCACGTGTCGTGCGACTCGTCATCCGTCTCGACGtttgcctcgtcgtccgcctcgtagcccgcctcgtcgtctggtggcacaaagcgCAACACCTTCGTgcatgtcctgatctgcaggagacatgaagtgtttgtaaccagggacagtgatactctgtatcgcaagagctcctgtgccacttataccccatctccaataccccgttatacccacctccccaggcccattaccccattatacccacctccccaggcccagtacccattgtATACCCCTCCGCAGAACTCCGTTATATGCccctccccaggatcctttacacacaccctccccagaCGCAGTACGCCCTACGGTGGAGGTGTAATGTCACATGGGTAGTGGAAGGTTTCCCAGAGAAGGTGTCCATGGGTCACAGCTGTTTCATCATCTTGGACgagaagtctccctactctctgcctttcctttctctctcctgtcagtctctctccctttaatcttatctcttttatttatctctgtctctccttatttttgtttctatgtat from the Ascaphus truei isolate aAscTru1 unplaced genomic scaffold, aAscTru1.hap1 HAP1_SCAFFOLD_1469, whole genome shotgun sequence genome contains:
- the LOC142476177 gene encoding uncharacterized protein LOC142476177 — translated: MINVDAAADSTSETRWGGGNRGEQGKRVVQPCLKALSCIQSEGEKWLDEEWLSEDSDIRPRKKPKKRPDRVKAWEEFDSEEEEDKKRTSRIRTCTKVLRFVPPDDEAGYEADDEANVETDDESHDTWGDEVEARCRGMWCFPCLRLGRRFQKQVAEGPVQRIRGILGTLRRWFDRRREIRAQRLRDRQAREREEEVRAMRWFYAHQLGVSVMALDV